The following are encoded in a window of Mycobacterium sp. ELW1 genomic DNA:
- a CDS encoding alpha/beta hydrolase-fold protein: protein MITIDRHRRGFRSPIATRMRSVGIHLAAVLTLIPAVSAPVAVADPGQGAYITDIQHVNDRWDKVSVYSPAMNTVVVNDVFKAPRSGAPTFYLLPGIDGGNDLDPGGMIPPGGKAWFGMTDIQGFFANKNVNVVSPLGGAFSWWTDWVADGSKQYQTYMTRELPPLINKQYHANGKNGVGGLSSTGGTAIDYAVQGPRPLQGGGLLQRISLDL, encoded by the coding sequence ATGATCACAATCGACCGTCATCGTCGCGGCTTCAGGAGTCCGATCGCCACCCGGATGCGGTCGGTGGGGATCCATCTGGCCGCCGTCCTGACTCTCATTCCCGCCGTGTCGGCTCCCGTTGCCGTCGCCGATCCGGGCCAGGGCGCGTACATCACCGACATCCAGCACGTCAACGATCGCTGGGACAAGGTGTCGGTGTATTCACCGGCGATGAACACCGTGGTCGTGAACGACGTATTCAAAGCACCGCGCTCGGGGGCGCCGACGTTCTACCTGCTGCCGGGGATCGACGGGGGTAACGATCTCGATCCCGGCGGCATGATCCCGCCCGGCGGCAAGGCGTGGTTCGGAATGACCGACATCCAAGGCTTCTTCGCGAACAAGAACGTCAATGTCGTGTCCCCGCTGGGCGGCGCCTTCAGCTGGTGGACCGACTGGGTGGCGGATGGCAGCAAGCAGTATCAGACGTACATGACGCGCGAACTACCGCCGTTGATCAACAAGCAGTATCACGCGAATGGCAAGAACGGCGTCGGCGGCTTGTCCAGTACCGGCGGCACCGCCATCGACTACGCCGTGCAGGGCCCCCGGCCTCTTCAAGGCGGTGGGCTCCTACAGCGGATTTCCCTCGACCTCTGA
- a CDS encoding cytochrome P450 yields MRRGPGIFRGTVMDYSKTPESLRPKQEYAAVSFDAVNKVLRDGRVFNSAIYDSTIGLFIGPSLLAMEGKAHWDHRNLVSAAFKSKSLARWEPEIVRPIVNGLIDEFIRDGHTDLVRAFTFEFPTRVITRLLGLPEEDLPTFRRRAVQLISYAVDYRRAFEASAALKDYFLEQIDTRRSKPTDDIIGDLVSADINGEKLTDEAIYSFLRLLLPAGLETTYRSSGNLLYLLLTHPEQFAAVQANRELLAPAIEEGLRYETPLTTVQRFATEDSELEGVAIPAGSVIDVCMGSANRDANRWPDPEKFDITRKHTPHITFAAGEHTCMGLHLARMETRVAVEALLDRLGDITLITDDDPHIHGQPFRSPTALPVTFTAV; encoded by the coding sequence ATGCGCCGCGGCCCAGGGATCTTCCGCGGCACAGTGATGGACTACTCCAAGACTCCGGAGTCGCTGCGCCCGAAACAGGAGTATGCCGCGGTGTCCTTCGACGCGGTGAACAAGGTGCTGCGCGACGGCCGGGTCTTCAACTCCGCGATCTACGACTCCACCATCGGGTTGTTCATCGGGCCGTCGTTGCTGGCGATGGAAGGCAAGGCGCACTGGGATCACCGCAATCTTGTCTCCGCGGCGTTCAAGTCGAAGTCGTTGGCGCGCTGGGAGCCTGAGATCGTCCGCCCCATCGTCAACGGCCTGATAGATGAATTCATCCGCGACGGACACACCGACCTGGTCCGGGCATTCACCTTCGAATTCCCCACCCGCGTCATCACCCGGCTGCTGGGTCTACCCGAAGAGGACCTGCCGACCTTCCGGCGGCGCGCGGTCCAGCTGATCAGTTATGCAGTCGACTACCGGAGAGCATTCGAGGCCTCGGCTGCGCTCAAAGACTACTTCCTGGAACAGATCGACACACGCCGGTCGAAGCCGACCGACGACATCATCGGCGATCTGGTCAGTGCGGACATCAACGGGGAGAAGCTGACCGACGAGGCGATCTACTCATTCCTGCGGCTGCTTCTCCCGGCCGGCCTGGAAACCACCTACCGGTCGTCGGGCAATCTGCTCTACCTGTTGCTCACCCATCCCGAACAGTTCGCGGCGGTGCAGGCCAACCGGGAACTGCTGGCGCCGGCCATCGAGGAAGGCCTGCGCTACGAGACTCCACTGACCACCGTGCAGCGGTTCGCCACCGAGGACAGCGAGCTGGAAGGTGTTGCGATACCGGCTGGTTCGGTGATCGACGTGTGCATGGGCTCGGCCAACCGCGACGCGAACCGCTGGCCGGACCCGGAGAAATTCGACATCACCCGCAAACACACCCCGCACATCACGTTCGCGGCGGGCGAGCACACCTGTATGGGTCTGCACCTGGCCCGGATGGAGACCCGCGTCGCAGTGGAGGCCTTACTGGATCGGCTGGGCGATATCACGCTCATCACCGACGACGATCCGCACATCCACGGCCAGCCGTTCCGGTCGCCGACCGCACTGCCGGTGACCTTCACCGCGGTGTGA